One window of the Desulfovibrio aminophilus genome contains the following:
- a CDS encoding SdpI family protein: MLIWLGILFFMLGVIFRVFPPSSINHVYGYRTPRSMRNQDTWDEAQRFAADNLTLYGLLFAGTGVNLELVLGPGTGPQTLLLLAGLALMILQDERHLLRTFHPDGSRKETAPGEPPGRAAARGLLWAAGASAVLSLCCLAAFRLIGSFVDGQGFLHEPFALVPAGILLAGFAVLMGLAALLVRFAGFFSPPRADQPDK; the protein is encoded by the coding sequence ATGCTCATCTGGCTCGGCATCCTCTTCTTCATGCTCGGCGTGATCTTCCGCGTCTTTCCGCCGAGTTCCATCAACCACGTCTACGGCTACCGGACGCCCCGCTCCATGCGGAACCAGGACACCTGGGACGAGGCCCAGCGCTTCGCGGCCGACAACCTGACCCTCTACGGCCTGCTCTTCGCCGGAACCGGCGTGAACCTGGAGCTCGTGCTCGGCCCGGGAACCGGCCCGCAGACGCTGCTTCTGCTGGCGGGCCTGGCCCTCATGATCCTCCAGGACGAGCGCCACCTCCTGCGGACCTTCCATCCCGACGGGAGCCGAAAGGAGACGGCGCCCGGGGAGCCCCCGGGCCGCGCCGCGGCCCGGGGGCTCCTCTGGGCGGCCGGGGCCTCGGCCGTGCTCAGCCTGTGCTGCCTGGCCGCCTTCCGGCTCATCGGCTCCTTCGTGGACGGGCAGGGCTTCCTGCACGAGCCCTTCGCCCTGGTCCCAGCCGGAATCCTGCTGGCCGGGTTCGCGGTGCTCATGGGCCTGGCGGCCCTGTTGGTCCGCTTCGCCGGATTCTTCTCCCCGCCGCGCGCGGACCAGCCGGACAAATGA
- a CDS encoding ABC transporter permease, which translates to MFLNLRIAVKSLAVHKLRAVLAMLGVFLGALAFTGVQHVSQALERKAELEAEKMGPSLFAAIAGQVRFSRGGSLRMGAAQRNFTVSDAQALARGVPSALSMAPYASASMPLRSAEAATKATLIATWPEYTEIRDFHPELGRFFSAEETADRDKVLVLGRDIAERLFGRAEAALGGTVYLYRADFRVVGVMEKKGRDLAGDNQDEQVFMPLSTYMRRAANQDWISGAFLRLAPGSNQGPALDAVMDAARAILRERHGLRPGQADDFTLLTARQSQELQFQALELVHTLGLIASTVCFGVGGMGILSIMILMVRARRMEIGIRRAVGGRRSQILGQFLLESGLMAGTGGVLGVLAGLLLTTAVSVFGGMPFVLDPLLLAGTLAASTVIGLLAGSYPAWQAARVEILDVLRI; encoded by the coding sequence ATGTTCCTGAACCTGCGCATCGCCGTGAAATCATTGGCCGTACACAAGCTGCGCGCGGTCCTGGCCATGCTCGGCGTGTTCCTGGGCGCGCTGGCCTTCACCGGGGTGCAGCACGTGTCCCAGGCCCTGGAGCGCAAGGCCGAGCTGGAGGCCGAGAAGATGGGCCCCAGCCTGTTCGCGGCCATCGCCGGACAGGTGCGCTTCTCGCGCGGCGGCAGCCTGCGCATGGGCGCGGCCCAGCGCAACTTCACCGTCTCCGACGCCCAGGCCCTGGCCCGGGGCGTGCCCTCGGCCTTGAGCATGGCTCCCTACGCCTCGGCGAGCATGCCCCTGCGCTCGGCCGAGGCCGCCACCAAGGCCACGCTCATCGCCACCTGGCCGGAATACACGGAAATCCGCGACTTCCACCCGGAACTGGGGCGGTTCTTCAGCGCCGAGGAGACAGCCGACCGGGACAAGGTGCTCGTGCTGGGCCGGGACATCGCGGAACGCCTCTTCGGCCGGGCCGAGGCCGCCCTGGGCGGCACGGTCTATCTCTACCGCGCGGACTTCCGCGTGGTGGGCGTCATGGAGAAGAAGGGCCGCGACCTGGCCGGGGACAACCAGGACGAGCAGGTCTTCATGCCCCTGTCCACCTACATGCGCCGCGCGGCGAACCAGGACTGGATCAGCGGGGCGTTCCTGCGCCTGGCCCCGGGCTCGAACCAGGGCCCGGCCCTGGACGCGGTCATGGACGCGGCCCGGGCCATCCTGCGCGAGCGCCACGGCCTGCGGCCCGGGCAGGCCGACGACTTCACCCTGCTCACGGCCCGCCAGTCCCAGGAGCTCCAGTTCCAGGCCCTGGAGCTGGTGCACACCCTGGGGCTCATCGCCTCCACGGTCTGCTTCGGCGTGGGCGGCATGGGCATCCTCTCGATCATGATCCTCATGGTCCGGGCCCGGCGCATGGAGATCGGCATCCGCCGCGCCGTGGGCGGCAGGCGCTCCCAGATCCTGGGCCAGTTCCTGCTGGAGTCCGGGCTCATGGCCGGGACCGGCGGGGTCCTCGGCGTGCTGGCCGGGCTGCTCCTGACCACGGCCGTGAGCGTGTTCGGCGGCATGCCCTTTGTCCTCGACCCGCTGCTCCTGGCCGGAACCCTGGCCGCCTCCACGGTCATCGGGCTCCTGGCCGGGTCCTATCCGGCCTGGCAGGCGGCCCGGGTGGAAATCCTCGACGTCCTCCGCATCTGA
- a CDS encoding DUF3431 domain-containing protein: MRPEMLAVVARYREDASWTERLGFPAVVYDKGGGWPGGVPLPNIGREAHTYVTHILRHYPEFPAYTLFLQGDPFPHLTPEGAGDVDTLLTKVDDLLDRGASFGGLCWCRLRCDRLGRPHSMFDPAWKGKWRGWGKDIPVGETFEKIFAGTAPRQYLASAATANFLAARQRILARPLGFYKSLLSLIENDPYDDLNTGHALERLWHLVFDGNKRLNRADYG; this comes from the coding sequence ATGCGGCCTGAGATGCTGGCCGTGGTGGCCCGCTACCGGGAGGACGCCTCCTGGACGGAGCGGCTGGGCTTTCCAGCCGTGGTCTACGACAAGGGCGGGGGCTGGCCCGGGGGCGTGCCCCTGCCGAACATCGGCCGCGAGGCCCACACCTACGTCACGCACATCCTGCGCCATTATCCCGAATTTCCGGCCTACACCCTGTTTCTGCAGGGCGACCCCTTCCCGCATCTGACCCCGGAGGGCGCGGGGGACGTGGACACGCTCCTGACCAAGGTGGACGACCTCCTGGACCGGGGCGCGAGCTTCGGCGGGCTGTGCTGGTGCCGCCTGCGCTGCGACCGGCTGGGGCGGCCGCACAGCATGTTCGACCCGGCCTGGAAGGGAAAATGGCGGGGCTGGGGCAAGGACATCCCGGTGGGCGAGACCTTCGAGAAGATTTTCGCCGGAACCGCGCCCCGGCAATACCTGGCCAGCGCGGCCACGGCCAACTTCCTGGCGGCCCGGCAGCGCATCCTGGCCCGGCCGCTGGGATTCTATAAGAGCCTACTTTCCTTGATTGAAAACGATCCGTATGACGATCTGAACACGGGCCATGCCCTGGAGCGGCTCTGGCACCTCGTGTTCGACGGCAACAAGCGCCTGAACCGGGCGGACTACGGCTAG
- a CDS encoding LarC family nickel insertion protein, whose protein sequence is MPTLYLDCTTGVSGDMLLASLSDAGRLCSYLEEQMARLPLPGFRLEFAEARVAGIVTRRARVLQTASQPLRHLDDLTRIVEDAPYSEWVRKESLAVLRLLGEAEARVHGLPLEKVHFHEIGAVDTVVDVTGTLLLVEKLGVKRVAASAVNLGSGFVEIAHGRLPVPAPACAELAKGMRAFSTDMGMETATPTGLSLVKRMAKTYGPLPEGVVRAVGYGSGTRSTDERPTFVRAFLIDEVEGDAA, encoded by the coding sequence CGTTGTATCTCGACTGCACCACGGGGGTCAGCGGCGACATGCTCCTGGCCTCGTTGTCCGACGCGGGGAGGCTCTGCTCCTATCTGGAGGAGCAGATGGCCCGGCTGCCGCTGCCCGGGTTCCGGCTGGAGTTCGCGGAGGCCCGGGTGGCGGGCATCGTGACCCGCCGGGCGCGGGTGCTCCAGACCGCCAGCCAGCCCTTGCGCCACCTGGACGACCTGACCCGGATCGTGGAGGACGCGCCGTACTCCGAGTGGGTGCGCAAGGAGTCCCTGGCCGTGCTGCGCCTGCTGGGCGAGGCCGAGGCCCGGGTCCACGGCCTGCCGCTGGAGAAGGTGCATTTCCATGAGATCGGGGCCGTGGACACGGTGGTGGACGTCACCGGGACGCTGCTGCTGGTGGAGAAGCTGGGAGTGAAGCGGGTGGCGGCCTCGGCCGTGAACCTGGGCTCCGGCTTCGTGGAGATCGCCCACGGCAGGCTGCCCGTGCCCGCCCCTGCCTGCGCCGAGCTGGCCAAGGGCATGCGGGCCTTTTCCACGGACATGGGCATGGAGACGGCCACGCCCACGGGGCTGTCGCTGGTGAAGCGGATGGCCAAGACCTACGGACCGCTGCCCGAGGGCGTGGTGCGGGCCGTGGGCTACGGCTCGGGCACGCGCTCCACGGACGAGCGGCCCACCTTCGTGCGGGCCTTTCTCATCGACGAGGTCGAGGGCGATGCGGCCTGA